From the genome of Halorussus caseinilyticus, one region includes:
- a CDS encoding sodium:calcium antiporter gives MSLALSLVVAAVSTAIIWKGSIWLEDAAEKLAAYYGLPAIVQGAVVAAVGSSFPELSSTVIATVVHGDFELGAAAIVGSAVFNILVIPAVSTLAGTENLEADRAVVFKETQFYMVAVAATLVVFSFAVIYFPASAGSLTGTLTRPLALLLVALYGLYIFIQYLDTRDLREARTTDANPARLWGTLAVSLVVIVVGVEGLVGAVLDFEEILGIPSFFWGLTVVAIVTSLPDTFVSVRSSQKGEGVTSLANVLGSNVFDLLVALPAGVLVAGATTVNFGVAVPMMAALVAATVLFFALARTDLELTSGEAYALLASYGIFVGWLLLETAGVTGLVG, from the coding sequence GTGTCGCTCGCGCTGTCGCTCGTCGTCGCGGCCGTCTCGACTGCAATCATCTGGAAGGGGAGCATCTGGCTCGAAGACGCCGCCGAGAAATTGGCGGCCTACTACGGCCTGCCCGCCATCGTGCAGGGGGCGGTGGTCGCCGCCGTCGGGTCCAGTTTCCCGGAGTTGTCGAGTACCGTTATCGCCACCGTCGTTCACGGCGACTTCGAACTCGGAGCGGCGGCCATCGTCGGGTCGGCGGTGTTCAACATCCTCGTCATCCCGGCCGTCTCGACGCTGGCCGGTACCGAGAACCTCGAAGCCGACCGAGCGGTCGTGTTCAAGGAGACCCAGTTTTACATGGTCGCGGTAGCGGCCACGCTGGTCGTCTTCTCGTTCGCGGTCATCTACTTCCCCGCGTCCGCCGGGTCGCTGACCGGGACGCTGACCCGGCCGCTCGCCCTGCTTCTGGTCGCGCTCTACGGACTCTACATCTTCATCCAGTATCTCGACACGCGCGACTTGCGCGAGGCGCGAACCACCGACGCAAACCCGGCGCGACTCTGGGGGACGCTGGCGGTGAGCCTCGTCGTCATCGTCGTGGGCGTCGAGGGACTCGTGGGGGCCGTCCTCGACTTCGAGGAGATACTGGGCATCCCGAGTTTCTTCTGGGGGCTGACCGTCGTCGCAATCGTCACCAGCCTCCCCGATACGTTCGTCAGCGTGCGCTCCTCGCAGAAGGGCGAGGGCGTGACGAGTCTCGCCAACGTCCTCGGGAGCAACGTCTTCGACCTGCTCGTGGCGCTCCCCGCGGGCGTGTTGGTCGCGGGCGCGACCACGGTGAACTTCGGGGTGGCCGTCCCGATGATGGCCGCTCTCGTCGCGGCGACGGTGCTGTTTTTCGCGCTGGCTCGGACCGACCTCGAACTCACGAGCGGGGAAGCCTACGCGCTGTTGGCCTCGTACGGGATTTTCGTCGGGTGGCTCCTGCTGGAGACTGCGGGCGTGACCGGTCTGGTGGGGTAG
- the map gene encoding type II methionyl aminopeptidase, whose translation MSETEVDLEAEKFEKHREAGEILSQVREEAADRVEVGTPQLEVAEYAEERIRELGGEPAFPVNISVDEEAAHATPSADDDTEFGEEMVNLDIGVHVDGWIADTAITVDLSGNPELQEASAEALEAALDVVEPGVETGEIGAEIESVIDGYGYNPVVNLTGHGLDQYQQHVSPNIPNRAVSQGVELEVGDVVAIEPFATDGTGKVHEGNDEEIFALEREGSVRDRQARKALEQITEEFKTLPFATRWLDVGRAGMALRRLKMNNVVHGYPVLKEDDGNLVSQKEHTLIVTEDGCEVTTE comes from the coding sequence ATGAGCGAAACCGAGGTGGACCTCGAAGCCGAGAAGTTCGAGAAGCATCGAGAGGCCGGTGAGATTCTCTCGCAGGTCCGCGAGGAGGCCGCAGACCGCGTCGAAGTCGGGACGCCCCAGTTGGAAGTCGCCGAGTACGCCGAGGAGCGCATCCGCGAACTCGGCGGCGAACCCGCCTTCCCCGTCAACATCAGCGTGGACGAGGAAGCGGCCCACGCGACTCCGAGCGCCGACGACGACACCGAGTTCGGCGAGGAGATGGTCAACCTCGACATCGGCGTCCACGTCGATGGCTGGATTGCCGACACCGCGATTACGGTGGACCTATCGGGCAACCCGGAACTACAGGAAGCCAGCGCGGAGGCGCTGGAGGCGGCGCTCGACGTGGTGGAACCCGGCGTCGAGACGGGCGAAATCGGCGCGGAAATCGAGTCGGTCATCGACGGCTACGGCTACAACCCCGTGGTCAACCTCACCGGCCACGGACTCGACCAGTACCAGCAACACGTCTCGCCGAACATTCCGAACCGCGCCGTCTCCCAAGGCGTCGAACTCGAAGTCGGCGACGTGGTGGCTATCGAACCGTTCGCCACCGACGGCACCGGGAAGGTCCACGAGGGCAACGACGAGGAGATTTTCGCGCTCGAACGCGAGGGGTCGGTCCGCGACCGGCAGGCCCGGAAAGCCCTCGAACAGATTACCGAGGAGTTCAAGACGCTCCCGTTCGCCACTCGGTGGTTGGACGTGGGTCGCGCGGGGATGGCCCTGCGCCGCCTGAAGATGAACAACGTCGTCCACGGCTACCCGGTTCTGAAGGAAGACGACGGCAACCTCGTCAGTCAGAAAGAACACACCCTCATCGTGACCGAGGACGGGTGTGAAGTGACGACGGAGTAG
- a CDS encoding potassium channel family protein codes for MYLVIVGAGDIGSQLIEIATQNENDVVVVEKDPARAEAAASKFDALVLNDDATILDTLEEAGGDRADALIATTQHDATNVMVSLLGKELEIPSIVSVVHNPEHMNLFRQIGVNVMENPQRLIADYLYRAVKRPSIKDYMRVGDRAEVFEITVTEGASVAGKTLSQAAEEGLFRGGVLVVAIERGEDIITPRGDTELRVGDLVTVFSESGATPDVTDIFGHREDHEA; via the coding sequence ATGTATCTCGTCATCGTCGGTGCGGGCGATATTGGCTCGCAACTCATCGAAATCGCGACCCAGAACGAGAACGACGTGGTGGTCGTGGAGAAAGACCCCGCGAGGGCCGAAGCCGCCGCCTCGAAGTTCGACGCGCTGGTGTTGAACGACGACGCGACGATTCTCGACACCTTGGAAGAGGCCGGTGGTGACAGAGCAGACGCCCTCATCGCCACGACCCAACACGACGCGACGAACGTCATGGTGAGTCTGCTCGGGAAGGAACTGGAGATTCCCTCCATCGTCTCGGTCGTCCACAACCCCGAACACATGAACCTCTTCCGCCAAATCGGGGTCAACGTCATGGAGAACCCCCAGCGACTCATCGCCGACTACCTCTACCGGGCGGTCAAACGCCCCTCCATCAAAGACTACATGCGAGTGGGCGACCGGGCCGAAGTGTTCGAGATAACCGTCACCGAGGGCGCTTCGGTGGCCGGGAAGACCCTCTCGCAGGCGGCCGAGGAGGGACTGTTTCGGGGCGGCGTCCTCGTGGTCGCCATCGAACGCGGCGAGGACATCATCACGCCGCGGGGCGACACCGAACTCCGGGTGGGCGACCTCGTGACGGTGTTCTCGGAGTCGGGCGCGACACCCGACGTAACGGACATCTTCGGCCACCGCGAGGACCACGAGGCATGA
- a CDS encoding cation diffusion facilitator family transporter, producing the protein MSQRTVRRVGAVILAANVLLVVAKGGVWWATGSLAVGSEAVNSLADSAYSVVILAGLYLTTRPPDFSHPHGHERIEPFVSLFIAVGVFAAGGAVLWRATTSVLSGEFGAGGTSLAAVGVLVGTAAVKFGLYRYCLRAAEQTSSPALTATALDNRNDILTAGAALVGVLGSGLGLPVLDPLAAGVVSVGILYTGYEIVQDNVDYLVGSAPPEVLRAEIVRRALTHPDVEGAHDVIAHYVGPEIDVSLHIEVEGDRTLFEAHDIETDIVQSIRELDEVDDVFVHVDPKELGEWKDDETIDELVDEEPARK; encoded by the coding sequence ATGAGCCAACGGACCGTCCGTCGCGTGGGTGCCGTCATCTTGGCGGCCAACGTGCTGTTGGTCGTCGCCAAGGGCGGCGTCTGGTGGGCGACCGGCAGTCTCGCGGTCGGGTCAGAAGCGGTCAACAGCCTCGCCGACTCCGCCTACAGCGTGGTCATCCTCGCGGGTCTCTACCTGACGACCCGTCCGCCGGACTTCAGCCACCCCCACGGCCACGAACGCATCGAACCGTTCGTCTCGCTGTTCATCGCCGTGGGCGTGTTCGCGGCGGGCGGGGCGGTCCTCTGGCGAGCGACCACTTCCGTCCTCTCGGGCGAGTTCGGGGCCGGGGGAACTTCTCTCGCCGCGGTGGGCGTGCTTGTCGGAACCGCCGCCGTCAAGTTCGGCCTGTATCGGTACTGTCTGCGCGCCGCCGAGCAGACGAGTTCCCCGGCGCTGACGGCGACGGCGCTGGACAACCGCAACGACATCTTGACCGCGGGGGCGGCGCTGGTCGGCGTCCTCGGGTCCGGTCTCGGACTGCCGGTGTTAGACCCTCTCGCGGCGGGCGTCGTCTCGGTCGGTATCCTCTACACCGGGTACGAAATCGTCCAAGATAACGTGGACTACCTCGTCGGGAGCGCACCGCCCGAGGTCCTCCGTGCCGAAATCGTCCGGCGGGCGCTGACCCACCCCGACGTTGAGGGTGCCCACGACGTAATCGCCCACTACGTCGGGCCGGAAATCGACGTGAGCCTCCACATCGAAGTCGAGGGCGACCGCACTCTCTTCGAGGCCCACGACATCGAGACCGACATCGTGCAGTCCATCCGCGAGTTGGACGAGGTAGACGACGTGTTCGTCCACGTGGACCCGAAGGAACTCGGCGAGTGGAAAGACGACGAGACGATAGACGAACTGGTGGACGAGGAACCGGCCCGGAAGTGA
- the icd gene encoding NADP-dependent isocitrate dehydrogenase has translation MSYDKVEVPEGGEKITVEEEGEDGLDVPENPIIPIIHGDGIGQDVGPAAQKVLEKAAEATGREVHWMRLYAGESARQEYGEDVNLPDETVDAIREHRVAIKGPLTTPVGAGFRSLNVALRQTLDLYANVRPTYYLDGVPSPMKAPEEMDMVTFRENTEDVYAGIEWEQGTEEVEKVRNFVEDEMDMDGIMHEGPIGLGLKPISEKGSKRLVREAIDYAIENDRDKVTLVHKGNIMKFTEGQFGSWGMEVADEEYPDEEVFAAPDSLWEEQDEVDIPEDAVMVEERLADAMLQWMQLRTDEFDVLAMPNLNGDYLSDAAGAQIGGLGIAPGANFGDNRCLAEPVHGSAPKRAGQDMANPTALILSGRLLFEYLGWDDTGKLIRDAVEETISSGKVTYDLERQIEGGEKLGTTDYAEEICANIEDLA, from the coding sequence ATGAGCTACGACAAGGTGGAAGTCCCCGAAGGCGGGGAGAAGATTACCGTCGAGGAAGAAGGCGAGGACGGACTGGACGTTCCCGAGAACCCGATTATCCCCATCATCCACGGGGACGGAATCGGGCAGGACGTTGGCCCGGCCGCCCAGAAGGTCCTCGAAAAGGCCGCCGAAGCGACCGGCCGAGAGGTCCATTGGATGCGCCTCTACGCCGGCGAGAGCGCACGACAGGAGTACGGCGAGGACGTGAACCTCCCCGACGAGACGGTGGACGCCATCCGCGAACACCGCGTCGCCATCAAGGGTCCGCTCACGACCCCTGTCGGCGCTGGCTTCCGGTCGCTGAACGTCGCGCTCCGCCAGACCCTCGACCTCTACGCCAACGTCCGACCGACCTACTACCTCGACGGCGTTCCGTCCCCGATGAAAGCGCCCGAGGAGATGGACATGGTGACGTTCCGGGAGAACACCGAAGACGTGTACGCGGGCATCGAGTGGGAACAGGGCACCGAGGAAGTCGAGAAGGTCCGCAACTTCGTCGAGGACGAGATGGACATGGACGGCATCATGCACGAGGGACCCATCGGTCTCGGTCTCAAGCCCATCTCCGAGAAAGGGAGCAAGCGCCTCGTCCGTGAGGCCATCGACTACGCCATCGAGAACGACCGCGACAAGGTTACGCTGGTCCACAAGGGCAACATCATGAAGTTCACCGAGGGCCAGTTCGGTTCGTGGGGCATGGAAGTCGCCGACGAGGAGTACCCCGACGAGGAAGTCTTCGCCGCGCCCGATTCGCTCTGGGAGGAACAGGACGAAGTGGACATCCCCGAAGACGCCGTGATGGTCGAGGAGCGACTCGCCGACGCGATGCTCCAGTGGATGCAACTGCGCACCGACGAGTTCGACGTTCTCGCCATGCCGAACCTCAACGGCGACTACCTCTCGGACGCCGCGGGTGCCCAAATCGGCGGTCTGGGCATCGCGCCCGGCGCGAACTTCGGTGACAACCGCTGTCTCGCCGAACCGGTCCACGGCTCGGCACCCAAGCGCGCCGGACAGGACATGGCGAACCCGACCGCGCTCATCCTCTCGGGTCGCCTCCTGTTCGAGTACCTCGGGTGGGACGACACCGGCAAACTCATCCGCGACGCCGTGGAAGAGACCATCTCCTCGGGCAAGGTCACCTACGACCTCGAACGCCAAATCGAGGGCGGCGAGAAACTCGGCACCACCGACTAC
- a CDS encoding tRNA (N(6)-L-threonylcarbamoyladenosine(37)-C(2))-methylthiotransferase → MARYHIETYGCTSNRGESRQIERRLRDAGHHRVEGPDEADVAILNTCTVVEKTERNMLRRAEELEAETADLIVTGCMALAQGEQFQQAEVDADVLHWEEVPEAVTNGECPTTTPDADPVLDGVIGILPIARGCMSDCSYCITKQATGKIDSPPVEENVEKARALVHAGAKEIRITGQDTGVYGWDDGERKLHELLDRICDIEGDFRVRVGMANPKGVHGIREELAEVFAENEKLYNFIHAPVQSGSDDVLGDMRRQHQVSEYVEIVETFDEYLDYWTLSTDFIVGFPTETEEDHARSMALLGETRPEKINVTRFSKRPGTDAADMKGLGGQVKKDRSKAMTDLKMDVVADAYDSMVGETHEVLVVEEGTGDSVKCYDEAYRQVIVQNAPDRGVEVGDFVDVEITGHSTVYAFGEPV, encoded by the coding sequence ATGGCCCGGTATCACATCGAAACCTACGGTTGCACGTCGAACCGGGGCGAGAGCCGCCAGATAGAGCGGCGGCTACGGGACGCGGGCCACCACCGCGTCGAGGGACCCGACGAGGCGGACGTGGCTATCCTCAACACCTGCACGGTGGTCGAGAAGACCGAACGCAACATGCTCCGGCGGGCCGAGGAACTCGAAGCCGAGACCGCAGACCTCATCGTGACTGGCTGTATGGCCCTCGCACAGGGCGAGCAGTTCCAACAGGCCGAGGTGGACGCCGACGTACTCCACTGGGAGGAGGTGCCCGAAGCGGTCACGAACGGCGAGTGTCCGACGACGACGCCCGACGCCGACCCGGTGTTGGACGGCGTTATCGGCATCCTCCCCATCGCCCGCGGGTGCATGTCCGACTGTTCGTACTGCATCACCAAGCAGGCGACCGGCAAGATAGACTCGCCGCCCGTCGAAGAAAACGTCGAGAAGGCCCGCGCGCTGGTCCACGCGGGCGCGAAGGAGATACGGATTACCGGCCAAGACACCGGCGTCTACGGGTGGGACGACGGCGAGCGCAAACTCCACGAACTGCTCGACCGCATCTGCGACATCGAGGGCGACTTCCGGGTTCGGGTCGGGATGGCGAACCCGAAGGGCGTCCACGGCATCCGCGAGGAGTTGGCCGAGGTGTTCGCCGAGAACGAGAAGTTGTACAACTTCATCCACGCGCCGGTCCAGTCGGGGTCCGACGACGTGTTGGGCGACATGCGCCGCCAGCATCAGGTCTCCGAGTACGTCGAAATCGTGGAGACGTTCGACGAGTATCTGGACTACTGGACGCTCTCGACCGACTTCATCGTCGGTTTCCCGACCGAGACCGAGGAGGACCACGCCCGGAGCATGGCGCTGTTGGGCGAGACTCGCCCGGAGAAAATCAACGTCACCCGGTTCTCGAAACGACCCGGCACCGACGCCGCCGACATGAAGGGACTCGGCGGACAGGTCAAGAAGGACCGCTCGAAGGCGATGACCGACCTGAAGATGGACGTGGTGGCCGACGCCTACGACTCGATGGTGGGCGAGACTCACGAAGTCCTCGTCGTCGAGGAGGGCACCGGCGACTCCGTGAAGTGCTACGACGAGGCCTACCGACAGGTGATTGTCCAGAACGCGCCCGACCGTGGCGTCGAAGTCGGCGACTTCGTGGACGTAGAGATTACCGGCCACAGCACGGTGTACGCCTTCGGGGAACCAGTCTGA
- a CDS encoding HIT family protein, whose protein sequence is MEQIFAPWRIEWVERDGDEDEIEGCVFCELPDRDDDRENLVVARSDHAFVLFNNYPYNPGHAMVIPREHTGDYRDLSEGTLLDHARLKQRTFDALETALSPDGFNAGLNLGQGAGGSIDDHLHTHVVPRWEGDTNFMPVVSDTKVVVEAIDETYDRVREAFAEQEGTDGSGDGAVRIE, encoded by the coding sequence ATGGAGCAAATCTTCGCACCGTGGCGCATCGAGTGGGTCGAACGAGACGGCGACGAAGACGAAATAGAGGGGTGCGTCTTCTGCGAACTCCCCGACCGGGACGACGACCGGGAGAACCTCGTGGTGGCCCGGAGCGACCACGCGTTCGTGCTGTTCAACAACTACCCCTACAACCCCGGCCACGCGATGGTCATCCCCCGCGAACACACCGGCGACTACCGGGACCTCTCGGAGGGGACCCTCCTCGACCACGCCCGCCTCAAACAGCGGACCTTCGACGCCCTCGAAACCGCGCTCTCGCCCGACGGCTTCAACGCCGGTCTCAACCTCGGACAGGGCGCTGGCGGGTCGATAGACGACCACCTCCACACCCACGTCGTCCCGCGGTGGGAGGGCGACACCAACTTCATGCCGGTCGTCTCCGACACGAAGGTCGTCGTGGAGGCGATAGACGAGACCTACGACCGGGTGCGCGAGGCCTTCGCCGAACAGGAGGGCACTGACGGGTCGGGCGACGGGGCGGTTCGCATCGAGTAG
- a CDS encoding mechanosensitive ion channel family protein — translation MNAPYVLLQADGGELFGNLPEWLGNALSEIVAALPRLVGAIIILLIGWVVGKALGRVVSGVADKAGLDRSARDTPLGRMMGDSRDALSNFLGSVTAWFVYALAILAAANTLAIPILSEWIATAVSYFPAFIAGLVVIIGGFIVADFIGDAITRTRAAAQSAYTQYFATGVRMFLYFTAVVIGLDTMGIDVELLYIFAQALAWGLAAGLALAIGVGFGWGSKDYIANNMNRWAGTARSSASSMSSQEQSQGSPGDDD, via the coding sequence ATGAACGCACCATACGTACTACTGCAAGCGGACGGCGGAGAACTGTTCGGAAACCTTCCGGAGTGGCTCGGTAACGCCCTCTCGGAAATCGTGGCCGCGCTTCCGCGACTCGTCGGCGCTATTATCATCCTGCTCATCGGGTGGGTTGTCGGCAAGGCCCTCGGGCGAGTCGTCTCCGGCGTGGCCGACAAAGCGGGACTCGACCGGAGCGCGCGCGACACCCCGCTCGGTCGGATGATGGGCGACTCACGGGACGCCCTGTCGAACTTCCTCGGGTCGGTGACCGCGTGGTTCGTCTACGCGCTGGCAATCCTCGCGGCCGCGAACACGCTCGCTATCCCTATCCTCTCGGAGTGGATAGCGACGGCGGTGTCGTATTTCCCGGCGTTCATCGCCGGACTGGTGGTCATCATCGGCGGGTTCATCGTCGCCGACTTCATCGGTGACGCCATCACCCGGACCCGCGCGGCGGCCCAATCGGCGTACACCCAGTACTTCGCCACGGGCGTCCGGATGTTCCTCTACTTCACCGCGGTCGTCATCGGTCTCGACACGATGGGTATCGACGTGGAACTGCTGTACATCTTCGCGCAGGCGCTGGCGTGGGGTCTCGCGGCGGGTCTCGCGCTTGCCATCGGCGTCGGATTCGGGTGGGGGAGCAAAGACTACATCGCCAACAACATGAACCGCTGGGCGGGCACCGCCCGGAGTAGCGCGTCGAGCATGTCGTCGCAGGAACAGAGCCAAGGGTCGCCGGGCGACGACGACTGA
- a CDS encoding isoaspartyl peptidase/L-asparaginase family protein, with translation MQVIVHGGAGSDPDEPEPRQAVLDEAAETGAGESSVLDAVEAAVRVLESSPRFNAGVGGAVQSDGAIRTDAGVMTSDREAGAACSMPGVEHAVSAARVVMEETPHVLVSGDHAVDLAADYGVVETGVDLWSDDTREKWEDLDSVPEGTPSEHLDWLREKFGGSPESAADGDNPKDHDTVGAVAFDPDRDEFAAATSTGGRWLALAGRVGDVPQIGSGFYAAPAGAASATGAGEDIAKTTLTRRAVRHLESGHDAQSAADRAIEEFAELTGSSAGVIVLDGDGNAGSAFNSDAMQTAVSSRYADE, from the coding sequence ATGCAGGTCATCGTTCACGGCGGGGCCGGAAGCGACCCCGACGAACCCGAACCCAGACAGGCAGTGTTGGACGAGGCGGCCGAGACCGGCGCGGGCGAGTCGTCGGTCCTCGACGCGGTGGAGGCGGCGGTTCGCGTCCTCGAATCGTCGCCGCGGTTCAACGCCGGGGTCGGCGGCGCGGTCCAGAGCGACGGCGCGATTCGGACCGACGCGGGCGTGATGACCAGCGACCGGGAGGCGGGCGCGGCCTGCTCGATGCCCGGCGTCGAACACGCCGTCAGCGCCGCCCGCGTCGTGATGGAGGAGACGCCCCACGTCCTCGTCTCGGGCGACCACGCCGTGGACCTCGCCGCGGATTACGGCGTCGTCGAGACCGGCGTGGACCTCTGGTCCGACGACACCCGCGAGAAGTGGGAGGACCTCGATTCGGTCCCCGAAGGCACCCCGAGCGAACACCTCGACTGGTTGCGCGAGAAGTTCGGCGGGAGTCCCGAGAGCGCGGCCGACGGGGACAATCCGAAGGACCACGACACCGTGGGCGCGGTCGCGTTCGACCCCGACCGCGACGAGTTCGCCGCCGCGACTTCCACCGGCGGCCGGTGGTTAGCCTTGGCCGGGCGGGTCGGCGACGTGCCCCAAATCGGGAGCGGGTTCTACGCCGCTCCCGCGGGCGCGGCCAGCGCCACGGGCGCGGGCGAGGACATCGCCAAGACCACCCTCACTCGCCGGGCGGTCCGGCACCTCGAATCGGGCCACGACGCCCAATCCGCGGCCGACCGGGCAATCGAGGAGTTCGCCGAACTCACCGGGTCGTCGGCGGGCGTCATCGTCTTGGACGGCGACGGCAACGCCGGAAGCGCGTTCAACTCCGACGCGATGCAGACCGCCGTGAGCAGTCGCTACGCCGACGAGTGA
- a CDS encoding DUF7503 family protein encodes MSEKSALRQWISNRPRAVTALWSLILLWTTVAPALASGGATSGP; translated from the coding sequence ATGTCCGAAAAATCAGCCCTTCGGCAGTGGATTTCGAATCGCCCGCGAGCCGTCACCGCCCTGTGGTCGCTGATTCTGCTCTGGACGACGGTCGCCCCGGCGCTCGCTTCGGGCGGCGCGACCAGCGGTCCCTAA
- a CDS encoding TrkH family potassium uptake protein, with amino-acid sequence MTRRRTVRGVPADLATILRDVGALVLMQAGLMALSVAVAGVFRELYVALAFLLAGGVTALVGAVTRKLFAEAPNPQMKHGMVIAAGGWFATAAFGSLPFVFAAYLVPPDVMATFVPAGAEYGQSSLRYFRNPLHAFFESMSGWTGSGLTMAVHEPSLPHAIQWWRSLIQWVGGVGVIVLTTAILARPGSGSYTLYQAETREERIHPSIVHTVQTVWKIFVGYTAFAVAALFVAIYLSEPLSPGTAFWHALNHAMTGLSTGGFSVTDNSITSYDSTLVETVLLPIMTLGAIAFPIHYLMLTERDPRALFEDVQTKWLFVLFGLGAVALTAQNLVTPQFGDAFLGRGDAFRDSTFQFVSALTCTGFQSAPIGRWSAGGKLIVSFAMTLGGAAGSTVGGIKIIRGYTIGKGITWQFSRVFLPSSAVVNVEIGDRLLDREGMEREFSEAAIVSMLWLIILFVSSLVLVNVAGPSFTYADALFEVASAQGNVGLSSGITGPEMPVVAESMFLLNMWIGRLEIIPILVFLRSALYGLDP; translated from the coding sequence ATGACGCGACGGCGTACCGTCCGCGGCGTCCCGGCGGACCTCGCCACTATCCTCCGAGACGTGGGTGCGCTGGTGTTGATGCAGGCCGGACTGATGGCGCTCAGCGTCGCGGTCGCGGGGGTGTTCCGCGAGTTGTACGTCGCGCTGGCGTTCCTGCTCGCGGGCGGCGTGACCGCGCTGGTCGGCGCGGTCACGCGGAAACTGTTCGCCGAGGCACCGAACCCCCAGATGAAACACGGGATGGTCATCGCCGCAGGCGGGTGGTTTGCGACGGCGGCGTTCGGGTCACTCCCGTTCGTCTTCGCGGCCTACCTCGTCCCGCCGGACGTGATGGCGACGTTCGTCCCGGCGGGAGCGGAGTACGGCCAGTCGAGTCTCCGGTACTTCCGGAACCCGCTCCACGCCTTCTTCGAGAGCATGTCGGGGTGGACCGGGAGCGGTCTCACGATGGCGGTCCACGAACCCTCGCTTCCCCACGCGATTCAGTGGTGGCGCTCGCTCATCCAGTGGGTCGGCGGCGTCGGCGTCATCGTCCTCACGACGGCCATCCTCGCTCGGCCCGGAAGCGGGAGTTACACCCTCTATCAGGCCGAGACCCGAGAGGAGCGCATCCACCCGAGCATCGTCCACACGGTCCAGACCGTCTGGAAGATATTCGTCGGCTACACCGCCTTCGCGGTGGCGGCGCTGTTCGTCGCCATCTACCTGAGCGAACCGCTCTCGCCGGGGACGGCGTTCTGGCACGCGCTCAACCACGCGATGACGGGTCTCTCGACCGGCGGGTTCAGCGTCACCGACAACTCCATCACCTCCTACGACTCGACGCTGGTCGAGACGGTCCTGCTCCCAATCATGACGCTCGGAGCAATCGCGTTCCCCATCCACTACCTGATGCTGACCGAGAGAGACCCCCGTGCGCTCTTCGAGGACGTGCAGACGAAGTGGCTGTTCGTCCTCTTCGGTCTCGGTGCCGTCGCCCTCACGGCCCAGAATTTGGTGACGCCGCAGTTCGGTGACGCCTTCCTCGGGCGGGGTGACGCCTTCCGGGACTCGACGTTCCAGTTCGTCAGCGCGCTCACCTGCACGGGATTCCAGTCCGCGCCCATCGGTCGGTGGAGCGCGGGCGGGAAACTCATCGTCAGTTTCGCCATGACGCTCGGCGGGGCGGCGGGTTCGACCGTCGGGGGCATCAAGATAATCCGGGGCTACACCATCGGGAAGGGCATCACGTGGCAGTTCTCGCGGGTTTTCCTCCCCTCGTCGGCCGTCGTGAACGTCGAAATCGGCGACCGACTCCTCGACCGCGAGGGAATGGAACGGGAGTTCAGCGAGGCGGCCATCGTCAGCATGCTCTGGCTAATCATCCTCTTCGTGAGCAGTCTCGTCCTCGTGAACGTCGCGGGACCGTCGTTCACCTACGCCGACGCCCTCTTCGAGGTGGCGAGCGCGCAGGGCAACGTCGGTCTGTCGTCGGGCATCACCGGACCCGAGATGCCGGTGGTCGCCGAGTCGATGTTTCTGCTGAACATGTGGATAGGCCGACTCGAAATCATCCCGATTCTGGTCTTCCTCCGGTCGGCCCTCTACGGTCTCGACCCCTGA